The following are encoded together in the Bos mutus isolate GX-2022 chromosome 3, NWIPB_WYAK_1.1, whole genome shotgun sequence genome:
- the LOC102279350 gene encoding guanylate-binding protein 1 has product MASEIHMPGPECLIKNINGRLLVNPEALKILSAIRQPVVVVAIVGLYCTGKSYLMNKLAGEKKGFSLGSTVQSHTKGIWMWCVPHPKKPNRTLVLLDTEGLGDVEKGDNQNDSWIFALAILLSSTFVYNSMGTINQQAMDQLHYVTELTDRIRAKSSPDVDGVEDSADFVSFFPDFVWTLRDFSLDLEADGQSITADEYLENSLKLKKGTSPKDKTFNMPRLCIRKFFPKKKCFIFDRPTHRKKLGQLEELCDDELDSEFVQQAVVFCSYIFSDSKTKTLSGGIKVDGPRLETLVQTYVNAINSGDLPCMENAVLALAEIENSAAVQKAIAHYDQQMGQKLQLPTETLQELLDLHRASEKEAIEVFMKSSFKDIDQLFQKELAAQLDKKRDDFCNQNLKASEDHCSALLKDIFSPLEEDMKQGIYLKPGGYRLFIEKMQELKKKYFQEPRKGIQAEEILQEYLKSKESVTDAILQTDQTLSEKEKLIEVERVKAESAQAAAKMLEEMQIKNQQMMEQKEKSYQEHVKQLTEKMERDRALLLEEQERTLALKLQEQSRLLQEGFQEENRRLHKEIQSLQKKMNKPKKECFLG; this is encoded by the exons ATGGCCTCAGAGATCCACATGCCAGGCCCAGAGTGCCTCATAAAGAATATTAATGGGAGACTGCTGGTTAATCCAGAAGCTCTGAAGATCCTGTCTGCCATCAGGCAGCCTGTTGTGGTGGTGGCTATCGTGGGCCTCTACTGCACAGGCAAATCCTACCTGATGAACAAGCTGGCTGGGGAGAAAAAGG GCTTCTCTCTGGGCTCCACAGTGCAGTCTCACACGAAGGGCATCTGGATGTGGTGTGTGCCTCATCCCAAGAAGCCAAACCGTACTCTAGTTCTGCTTGATACTGAGGGTCTGGGGGATGTGGAGAAG GGTGACAACCAGAATGACTCCTGGATCTTTGCCCTAGCAATACTCTTGAGCAGCACTTTTGTGTACAATAGTATGGGAACTATCAACCAGCAGGCCATGGACCAACTGCA CTATGTGACGGAGCTGACAGATAGAATCAGGGCAAAATCCTCACCTGATGTGGATGGGGTTGAGGATTCAGCTGATTTTGTGAGCTTCTTTCCAGACTTTGTATGGACACTGAGGGATTTCTCCCTAGACTTGGAAGCAGATGGACAGTCCATCACAGCAGACGAGTACCTGGAGAATTCACTCAAGCTGAAGAAAG gtaCCAGCCCAAAAGATAAAACTTTTAATATGCCTCGACTCTGTATCCGAAAGTTCTTCCCAAAGAAGAAATGCTTCATCTTTGATCGGCCCACTCATAGGAAGAAACTGGGCCAGCTTGAGGAACTGTGTGACGATGAGCTGGACTCCGAATTTGTGCAACAAGCTGTGGTCTTCTGTTCTTACATCTTTAGCGATTCCAAAACTAAAACTCTCTCAGGAGGCATCAAGGTGGATGGACCTC GTTTAGAGACCCTGGTGCAGACCTATGTCAATGCCATCAACAGTGGGGATCTGCCCTGCATGGAGAATGCAGTCCTGGCCTTGGCTGAGATCGAGAACTCAGCCGCAGTACAAAAGGCCATTGCCCACTATGACCAGCAGATGGGCCAGAAGCTGCAGCTGCCCACAGAAACCCTCCAGGAACTGCTGGACCTGCACAGGGCCAGTGAAAAAGAGGCCATTGAAGTCTTCATGAAGAGTTCCTTCAAAGACATAGACCaattatttcaaaaagaattaGCG gCCCAGCTAGATAAAAAGCGAGATGACTTTTGTAACCAGAATCTTAAAGCATCAGAAGATCATTGCTCTGCTTTACTGAAGGATATTTTCAGTCCTCTAGAAGAAGATATGAAACAGGGGATCTATTTGAAACCTGGGGGCTATCGCCTCTtcattgagaagatgcaagagctGAAGAAGAAGTATTTTCAGGAGCCCAGAAAGGGCATACAG GCTGAGGAGATTCTTCAGGAATACTTGAAGTCCAAGGAGTCTGTGACTGACGCAATTCTACAGACAGACCAGACgctctcagagaaggaaaagttgaTTGAAG TGGAACGTGTGAAAGCTGAATCTGCACAGGCTGCAGCAAAAATGCTggaggaaatgcaaataaagaacCAGCAGATgatggaacagaaagaaaagagctaTCAGGAACATGTGAAacagctgactgagaagatggagaGGGATAGGGCCCTGTTACTGGAAGAGCAAGAGAGAACTCTTGCTCTCAAACTGCAG